One stretch of Deltaproteobacteria bacterium DNA includes these proteins:
- the ispF gene encoding 2-C-methyl-D-erythritol 2,4-cyclodiphosphate synthase, with product MMRAGIGYDVHKLIEGRDLILGGVKIPFKMGLLGHSDADVLLHAICDALLGAAGEGDLGRHFPDNDPKYKGISSIKLLEEVKMLLKSKGYSLGNLDASIICQKPKLSPHIRRMVENIALALESEPDRINVKATTTEELGFAGRGEGIAAYCVVIIEKN from the coding sequence ATTATGAGAGCAGGAATCGGCTATGATGTTCACAAGCTTATTGAGGGAAGAGACCTTATTCTAGGCGGCGTAAAGATACCCTTTAAAATGGGCCTCCTCGGCCACTCGGATGCCGATGTTCTCCTCCATGCCATATGCGACGCGCTGCTTGGTGCTGCCGGCGAAGGAGACCTGGGCAGGCACTTTCCCGACAACGATCCTAAATACAAGGGCATTTCCAGCATCAAGTTGCTGGAAGAAGTAAAAATGCTTCTTAAGAGCAAAGGTTACAGCCTCGGCAATCTCGACGCATCCATCATCTGCCAGAAACCGAAGCTAAGCCCCCATATCCGTCGGATGGTGGAAAATATCGCATTGGCGCTTGAATCAGAACCAGACAGAATCAACGTGAAGGCGACAACGACGGAAGAACTCGGCTTTGCCGGGC
- the ispD gene encoding 2-C-methyl-D-erythritol 4-phosphate cytidylyltransferase translates to MPHVTAVIPAAGSGKRMGGNKSKQYLEIASRPIIAHTLQVFQEASFVDDIILVSPAAEIPFSRELVSNYGISKVVSIAEGGAERQDSIKKGLETIESSTDIVIVHDGVRPFIKSDILKASVNVALEYGAALVAVPVKDTVKKVNGGSVIETVPRNKLWLAQTPQTFSYDLIMAAYKNAFLKGIIGTDDASLVEILGKEVRIVMGSYDNIKITTPEDLLFAEAILKEKQL, encoded by the coding sequence ATGCCACATGTAACAGCCGTCATACCTGCCGCAGGCTCGGGAAAAAGAATGGGAGGAAATAAGAGCAAGCAGTACCTTGAAATTGCCTCCAGGCCGATTATTGCTCATACCCTGCAAGTCTTTCAGGAAGCCTCTTTTGTGGATGACATTATTCTTGTTTCCCCTGCCGCAGAAATTCCTTTCTCACGTGAGCTTGTCAGCAACTACGGTATTAGCAAGGTAGTCAGCATCGCCGAAGGCGGAGCAGAGCGGCAAGACTCCATAAAAAAGGGCCTTGAAACCATCGAATCATCAACAGATATTGTCATCGTCCACGACGGCGTCCGTCCCTTTATTAAAAGTGATATATTGAAAGCGTCTGTTAATGTTGCCCTGGAATATGGCGCGGCGCTTGTTGCCGTCCCCGTAAAAGATACGGTTAAAAAAGTTAATGGCGGCTCCGTCATTGAAACGGTTCCCAGAAATAAGCTCTGGCTGGCCCAGACCCCCCAAACTTTCAGCTACGACCTTATCATGGCGGCTTATAAAAACGCCTTTCTTAAAGGAATTATAGGAACTGACGATGCATCTCTCGTGGAAATTCTGGGCAAAGAAGTGAGAATAGTCATGGGCTCCTACGATAATATCAAGATCACCACACCGGAAGACCTTCTCTTTGCAGAAGCCATCTTAAAGGAGAAACAATTATGA
- a CDS encoding CarD family transcriptional regulator, translated as MLKTFNTGDIAVYPAHGVGVIENVEKKNILGKEQSFLIMRIFDNDMTIMVPTENIGKVGIRELINKDQITQVFDILREKSPQLDGKTWNKRFREYSEKIKVGQPNDIAEVMRDLMNLKNEKGLSFGERKMLDNVKHLLSQEIALATNDQVDTVLNNITKVFDN; from the coding sequence GGGATATAGCAGTTTATCCGGCTCACGGCGTGGGGGTAATTGAAAATGTAGAAAAAAAGAACATCCTGGGAAAAGAGCAATCATTCCTGATTATGAGGATCTTTGACAATGATATGACCATCATGGTGCCCACAGAGAATATTGGCAAGGTAGGCATCAGGGAACTGATTAACAAAGACCAGATCACCCAGGTCTTCGACATTCTCAGGGAAAAGAGCCCCCAACTGGATGGAAAAACCTGGAACAAGCGCTTCAGGGAATATTCAGAAAAGATCAAGGTAGGCCAGCCAAACGACATTGCAGAAGTAATGAGAGACCTGATGAACCTGAAAAATGAAAAGGGCCTTTCATTCGGCGAAAGAAAGATGCTGGACAATGTAAAGCATCTCCTTTCCCAGGAAATAGCACTGGCCACCAATGACCAGGTTGATACCGTTTTAAATAACATAACAAAGGTCTTCGACAACTAA